In the Lepisosteus oculatus isolate fLepOcu1 chromosome 6, fLepOcu1.hap2, whole genome shotgun sequence genome, one interval contains:
- the gpr141 gene encoding probable G-protein coupled receptor 141 isoform X2, translating to MDVSLNGVANNTTDAKYWPLRVALITIYSCVLLGGSVSIGLVICVLKSNIRSVTTTAVLNLIVVHIIFLLTVPFRIHYYVTDTWDLGPFFCKLVSAMIHAHMYIAFVFYVAILVVRYRSFYLKRDKVEFYRKLHALWASAGVWGIMLVIVLPIYITKYGNSGNYTSSQCFRFESELKETYVVVLNYVIIIIVVLVASGLKGFQMYIFWKILRRYRSECSSYQEFWAQVKSFAFVMVMFVCFVPYHVFRIYYLVKQNNEDEKMDLHWQNEVFLALTALSCFDLLTFAGKASCIACDSACSKLKSFLPCC from the coding sequence ATGGACGTGTCACTGAATGGCGTTGCAAATAACACGACAGATGCCAAGTACTGGCCCCTCAGGGTGGCGTTGATCACGATTTACAGCTGCGTCCTCCTGGGTGGCAGCGTGAGCATTGGACTGGTGATCTGCGTCCTGAAGTCGAACATACGGTCCGTGACGACGACCGCCGTGCTTAATCTCATTGTGGTGCATATCATCTTCCTGCTGACGGTGCCCTTCCGCATCCATTACTATGTCACGGACACTTGGGATCTGGGCCCCTTCTTCTGCAAGCTGGTCAGCGCCATGATCCACGCCCACATGTACATCGCGTTTGTCTTCTACGTGGCGATCCTGGTGGTCCGATACCGGTCCTTCTACCTGAAGAGGGACAAGGTGGAATTCTACAGGAAGCTTCACGCCCTGTGGGCCAGCGCAGGGGTCTGGGGAATCATGCTGGTGATCGTGCTGCCCATTTACATTACCAAGTACGGAAATTCTGGAAACTATACTTCATCCCAGTGCTTccgttttgaaagtgagctgaaGGAGACTTACGTGGTTGTACTGAACTACGTGATCATTATCATTGTCGTGTTAGTTGCGTCTGGACTGAAGGGATTCCAGATGTATATCTTTTGGAAAATCCTGAGAAGATACAGGAGTGAGTGTTCCTCCTACCAGGAGTTCTGGGCACAGGTTAAAAGTTTTGCGTTTGTCATGGTgatgtttgtatgttttgttcCATATCATGTCTTTAGGATCTATTACTTAGTAAAACAGAATAACGAGGATGAAAAAATGGACCTTCACTGGCAGAACGAAGTCTTTCTTGCCCTGACGGCTCTCAGCTGCTTTGACTTGCTAACCTTTGCAGGAAAAGCCTCTTGCATTGCCTGCGACAGCGCGTGTAGTAAACTCAAGAGCTTCCTTCCATGCTGCTGA
- the gpr141 gene encoding probable G-protein coupled receptor 141 isoform X1, with the protein MESRSLHLERQMDVSLNGVANNTTDAKYWPLRVALITIYSCVLLGGSVSIGLVICVLKSNIRSVTTTAVLNLIVVHIIFLLTVPFRIHYYVTDTWDLGPFFCKLVSAMIHAHMYIAFVFYVAILVVRYRSFYLKRDKVEFYRKLHALWASAGVWGIMLVIVLPIYITKYGNSGNYTSSQCFRFESELKETYVVVLNYVIIIIVVLVASGLKGFQMYIFWKILRRYRSECSSYQEFWAQVKSFAFVMVMFVCFVPYHVFRIYYLVKQNNEDEKMDLHWQNEVFLALTALSCFDLLTFAGKASCIACDSACSKLKSFLPCC; encoded by the exons ATGGAGAGCCGCTCGCTTCACTT ggAGAGACAAATGGACGTGTCACTGAATGGCGTTGCAAATAACACGACAGATGCCAAGTACTGGCCCCTCAGGGTGGCGTTGATCACGATTTACAGCTGCGTCCTCCTGGGTGGCAGCGTGAGCATTGGACTGGTGATCTGCGTCCTGAAGTCGAACATACGGTCCGTGACGACGACCGCCGTGCTTAATCTCATTGTGGTGCATATCATCTTCCTGCTGACGGTGCCCTTCCGCATCCATTACTATGTCACGGACACTTGGGATCTGGGCCCCTTCTTCTGCAAGCTGGTCAGCGCCATGATCCACGCCCACATGTACATCGCGTTTGTCTTCTACGTGGCGATCCTGGTGGTCCGATACCGGTCCTTCTACCTGAAGAGGGACAAGGTGGAATTCTACAGGAAGCTTCACGCCCTGTGGGCCAGCGCAGGGGTCTGGGGAATCATGCTGGTGATCGTGCTGCCCATTTACATTACCAAGTACGGAAATTCTGGAAACTATACTTCATCCCAGTGCTTccgttttgaaagtgagctgaaGGAGACTTACGTGGTTGTACTGAACTACGTGATCATTATCATTGTCGTGTTAGTTGCGTCTGGACTGAAGGGATTCCAGATGTATATCTTTTGGAAAATCCTGAGAAGATACAGGAGTGAGTGTTCCTCCTACCAGGAGTTCTGGGCACAGGTTAAAAGTTTTGCGTTTGTCATGGTgatgtttgtatgttttgttcCATATCATGTCTTTAGGATCTATTACTTAGTAAAACAGAATAACGAGGATGAAAAAATGGACCTTCACTGGCAGAACGAAGTCTTTCTTGCCCTGACGGCTCTCAGCTGCTTTGACTTGCTAACCTTTGCAGGAAAAGCCTCTTGCATTGCCTGCGACAGCGCGTGTAGTAAACTCAAGAGCTTCCTTCCATGCTGCTGA